A single genomic interval of Tursiops truncatus isolate mTurTru1 chromosome 1, mTurTru1.mat.Y, whole genome shotgun sequence harbors:
- the THAP3 gene encoding THAP domain-containing protein 3 isoform X5, with protein MPKSCAARQCCNRYSNRRKQLTFHRFPFSRPELLKEWVLNIGRGDFEPKQHTVICSEHFRPECFSAFGNRKNLKHNAVPTVFAFQGPPQMPWKQLMGEGAESSVLPWARGRRRPSLPHHTQTSSASCSLPARARGPVAEDLPPARSPLRSSCGCSAPARSPVRGAGGRCRRSAAGEGEHRPCRPEWRCCL; from the exons ATGCCAAAGTCGTGCGCGGCCCGGCAGTGCTGCAACCGCTACAGCAATCGCAGGAAGCAGCTCACCTTCCACCG GTTCCCGTTCAGCCGCCCAGAGCTGCTGAAGGAATGGGTGCTGAACATCGGCCGGGGCGACTTCGAGCCCAAGCAGCACACGGTCATCTGCTCCGAGCACTTCCGGCCCGAGTGCTTCAGCGCCTTTGGGAACCGCAAGAACCTGAAGCACAACGCGGTGCCCACGGTGTTCGCCTTCCAGGGCCCCCCACAG ATGCCGTGGAAGCAGCTGATGGGCGAGGGTGCCGAGAGCTCCGTCCTTCCGTGGGCTCGAGGGCGGCGGAGACCTTCCTTGCCGCACCACACTCAGACCTCGTCCGCCTCTTGCTCGTTGCCAGCCCGGGCTCGGGGGCCTGTGGCTGAGGACCTGCCACCCGCCAGGTCCCCGTTAAGGTCCTCCTGTGGCTGCTCCGCGCCGGCTCGGAGCCCTGTCCGGGGCGCAGGAGGACGATGCAGGCGGAGCGCTG